The following coding sequences lie in one Lolium perenne isolate Kyuss_39 chromosome 2, Kyuss_2.0, whole genome shotgun sequence genomic window:
- the LOC127330905 gene encoding uncharacterized protein produces MSAAAAAAASPASEGGGRAEWLRVYDRMVAILRKNHRHVEALLADRSRLEALLRVQHDFWLARHGLLRGRLNETRTAEACLRRCDAAKLELLLGVKFRKLRRYQIHADHQDEDLEDFKTYAVALAEENAKLKLKLKEVESSPELSENTGEHEHSGRDWRAEIRELKIAYKNLSSEKNKEVSALAAQKDFVWHQFKTMEKEYGSLLKKKTTEAAQATEAAQRLQQKVEKLQAAAQKKDDDIGRLQAEANGAKKVILVLEDKLQKLHSLASEKDGEIQKVKGGHLQASQKRKQDISGTHRKSRSEGHSQRGKSKNNARRKMVEEDQPETSQKRQCASSLSNGLALGRCSSRMQLKPAGSPALQQVLFHSSFKVPKLKTPPAPPPL; encoded by the exons atgtccgccgccgccgccgccgccgcctcgccggcGTCGGAGGGCGGCGGCCGAGCCGAGTGGCTGCGCGTCTACGACCGGATGGTGGCCATCCTCCGCAAGAACCACCGGCACGTCGAGGCGCTGCTCGCCGACCGGTCCCGCCTCGAGGCGCTCCTCAGGGTCCAGCACGACTTCTGGCTCGCCCGCCACGGCCTCCTCCGGGGCCGCCTCAACGAG ACGCGGACGGCGGAGGCGTGCCTGCGGAGGTGCGACGCGGCGAAGCTGGAGCTGCTCCTCGGGGTCAAGTTCCGGAAGCTGCGGCGCTACCAGATCCACGCCG ACCACCAAGATGAGGACTTGGAAGATTTTAAAACGTATGCCGTAGCTTTGGCTGAAGAAAACGCTAAACTGAAG TTAAAACTGAAGGAAGTTGAAAGTTCTCCTGAGCTTAGTGAGAACACTGGAGAACATGAGCACAGTGGACGAGATTGGAGAGCTGAGATAAGGGAGTTAAAAATAGCATACAAGAACCTGAGCTCAGAGAAGAATAAGGAAGTTTCTGCATTGGCTGCTCAAAAGGATTTTGTGTGGCACCAGTTCAAGACGATGGAGAAGGAGTACGGCTCGCTCCTTAAGAAGAAGACAACAGAGGCAGCACAGGCTACTGAAGCAGCACAAAGGCTTCAGCAGAAGGTGGAAAAGCTGCAAGCGGCTGCCCAAAAGAAGGATGATGATATTGGTAGATTACAAGCAGAAGCTAATGGTGCTAAAAAGGTGATACTGGTTCTGGAGGATAAGCTACAAAAACTGCACTCCTTGGCCAGTGAGAAAGATGGAGAAATCCAGAAGGTCAAGGGTGGGCACCTACAGGCCAGTCAAAAGCGAAAGCAGGATATCAGTGGGACACATAGAAAGTCTAGGTCCGAAGGTCATTCTCAACGCGGCAAATCCAAAAATAATGCTCGGAGGAAAATGGTAGAAGAAGATCAACCTGAGACCAGTCAGAAGCGTCAGTGTGCGTCTTCCTTATCAAAT GGTCTGGCCCTCGGACGTTGCTCGTCGAGGATGCAGCTGAAACCTGCTGGGTCGCCTGCGCTTCAGCAGGTACTCTTCCACTCCAGTTTCAAGGTCCCAAAGCTGAAGACCCCTCCAGCTCCTCCTCCACTGTAG
- the LOC139835113 gene encoding uncharacterized protein — MPFVPGPYSGVSTLALVARVSALGIGVVYGSVKLGILKATKPHKEEAAAHH; from the exons atGCCGTTCGTCCCGGGACCCTACTCCGGCGTCAGCACCCTCGCCCTC GTGGCTAGGGTGTCGGCCCTCGGCATCGGCGTCGTCTACGGCTCCGTCAAGCTCGGCATCCTCAAG GCGACCAAACCCCACAAGGAGGAGGCAGCTGCTCACCACTGA